Part of the Sulfitobacter donghicola DSW-25 = KCTC 12864 = JCM 14565 genome, GACCAGATTTTGCATCTGCGGAGCACTGTGGTTCAGAGACATCGCACATTCAACACCAGGCATCACCGCGACATCGTACATTTCTTGAACATTGCCGTCGATGCGAAGCCAAGCGACTACTTCGCGCTTTTCCAAGTCAACAATTTGAACCCCACACCAAGGTTCGCTGTCGGCCTCTTTCAACATCCCGTCAAGTGCCAGACCCTCAAAACGTTTATACCTAGGTCGAGATAGGCCAATAAAAGCAAACCTATTGTGAAACGCCAAGCCTCTGACAAAGCCGGGGCAAAATATCTGAGGGGTGAAAGCATCTTCTGGTGACTTAGACAGGTCAATTATTCCGAGCTGTCCTGTGCCCGAATTTAATACCCATAGTTCACCTTGATGTACACGGGGTGAATGGGGCATCGAGAGCCCCTCGCAAATGACTTGATCGGTTTGTGTATTCAGGACGATGCCGCCATTGCGACGGCGATCCCTCCAGCCATCAATTGTGTCGGATTTACTGATTGCTGTCACATACTTCAGCGCGCCATCAACCATGGCCATGCCGTTCAGATGGCAGCGATCTTCGCTCACGATACGCGAAATGAATGGAGGCTTCCAAACAGTTTCAAAACTGTGCTTTGTTGAAGTTCGCGCAATGCAATTGAACCGCGTATTGACGAACACGATGTTGCCGTCGCGATCAACGGCTACGTCATGTGCATCAAGAGGTCCCGTGGTGTGTGTCGTACGCGGCACGAAGCAATGATCAAACAGTTCCTCAGCGCGCTCATTCGCGTTCAGACAGTTTTCCAGCCGGTGGATTTGCGTTCCAGTCGCCAGATGCATGACCTTATCATCGACAAATAGGCCCATAGCTTTGCCAAATGGCTGGGTATTGATCATGATGCCACCACGAGGGTTTCGCCCAATCAAATATAGCTGTCCAGTCTCGTATGAAGTTAGACAAATGGTGAGGTTTTGCGCTTCG contains:
- a CDS encoding TIGR03032 family protein encodes the protein MLNEPFEKTVEAEYSISPNLFTFLEAQNLTICLTSYETGQLYLIGRNPRGGIMINTQPFGKAMGLFVDDKVMHLATGTQIHRLENCLNANERAEELFDHCFVPRTTHTTGPLDAHDVAVDRDGNIVFVNTRFNCIARTSTKHSFETVWKPPFISRIVSEDRCHLNGMAMVDGALKYVTAISKSDTIDGWRDRRRNGGIVLNTQTDQVICEGLSMPHSPRVHQGELWVLNSGTGQLGIIDLSKSPEDAFTPQIFCPGFVRGLAFHNRFAFIGLSRPRYKRFEGLALDGMLKEADSEPWCGVQIVDLEKREVVAWLRIDGNVQEMYDVAVMPGVECAMSLNHSAPQMQNLVTWPAHLDAD